From Methylovorus glucosotrophus:
CGGCCTGCACCTCGACTTTACGGAATTCGGCGCGCCTGTGCGCCAGCCTCTTTCCCGACTTATCCTGCGTACCTTTTTGCATAGCCTGTCAGCCCATGCAATTCGCCAGAACATTCAGGTGCAACTTGACCGTTTTGAAGAGGCGCTGGGTACCAGACCCGACTATATCGATGGTCATCAGCATGTACATCAGCTTCCGCAGATACGCCAAGCGCTGCTTGAGATCATCCAGCAGCGCTACGGTCAGCACGGCCCCTGGTTGCGTATTTCCAACCCGCCATCTGCTGATGGTCTGAAAGGCCACATCATTCGCGGCCTGGGTGCGCAGGCACTGCAGCGCGACGCCACCAAGCAAGGCCTGCATTGCAGCAGTCGCCTGCTGGGTGTTTATGACTTCAATGACACCTCCATGCCTTACCTCGACCGGCTGCGTATCTGCCTGCAACAAGCGCAAGACGCCGGTGACATGCCAGTGCTGATGTGTCACCCCGCCCTGCCGGACGCTAAAGCCCCAGCGAGCGACCCCATTGCCCACGCGCGTGGCGCCGAGTTTAGCGCGCTGGGCGGCTCTGGCTTTGCCTCCTTGCTCCAGCAGTTTGCGATCAGCCCGCTACGTGGAAGTGCATACCTATCTACATAGATTCAAATTCGCCTCTCGGCAATTCACTTGTTTTCAAAAGCTGATACCCAATAAAAAAGCCCGGATGTACCGGGCTTTTTTATGCACCTTATTTATGCATCAGGGGAGCTGAACTGATTATTTCTTTTTATCCTTGGGTTTTACGGTGGTTGCCAGCGGTGCTTTCAGTACGCAATTTTCGCTACCGTATACGCCACCGTTATCATCACCTTCGTAATACAGACGGCGGAAAGTCCAGTGACCCTGCGCGTTCTTTTTAACTAAGGCCACGCCAGTGCTGTGATCCAGGTTTTTCTTTTCGGAGAAATTGAAGCTGATGGCGAGGCGATTGCCGTCTGCTGCCACCTGCCCGCGATACGTTACCGAGTTCTCGGTTTCAACTTCGTAATGGTATGCGCCAAACGTGCCGGAGCTGCTGACATTGTTGAGACGCAAGGTGGCGGTAACCGTGTAGTCACCTACTTGATCATTATTGCCTTTGCATTCATACACACCACTGTAATTCTTGCCGGAAAAAGGGATTTTTGCTTGCGCAACACTGGCAACGCCCAGTAATGCGATGGCCAAAATGAGGTTTTTCATTGGGTTGTTTTCTCTACCAGTCATTTACAATTCTTTGCTATTGTACCGCGAAGCCACGCGCTTCAGCAGGTATTTGCAGGTTTCATTTTGTCTTAAGCGGGCTCCTGCATTATCATTCGGAAGAATTTGCACGCCCTGCGTCAGTCATTCATTATTTAGATGTCACCAAGAGTCCAACACCTACCGCTCGGGAACCTATGCCTAACGTCAGCACTCCACGATTGTGGATATACAGTATATTCAATTTAAGCCTGCTTGTTCTACTCGGTGCATGGCTGTGGTCTCAAAACAAGCCAGTGAACCTGACGGAAGCCACGCTGCCGGAAAGCGGCAAACTGCAGTGCGTGTCCTATGCTCCGTATTATGGCAAAGACCAGACGCCTTTCATCAAGGGCACCGTGATCAGCCGTCAACAAATTGACCGTGATCTGGAGTTGCTGGCAAAGCGCTCTGAATGTGTACGTATCTACTCAGTCAGCCAGGGCCTGGATTATGTTCCTGAAGCGGCTGCGCGTTTGGGTCTTAAAGTATTGATGGGTGCCTGGATAGGTGCCGACAAGATAGAGAATGATCGCGAGGTTGCGCTGGCTATCAAACTTGCCAATGAGTATCCACAGGCGATCCGCGCCATGGTCATTGGCAATGAGGTACTGCTGCGCAAGGAACAAACAGCCGACCAGCTCAAGGCTTACTTTGATCAGGTAAAAGCCGCCACGCATGTGCCGATTACTTACGCGGATGTGTGGGAATTCTGGTTGAAGCACAAGGAACTGGAAAGTTCGGTAGATTTTGTCACCGTGCATGTGCTGCCCTACTGGGAAGATGATCCGCAACCGATTGAGCGCGCCATCAGCCATGCGACTGGCGTGATGCAGCGCCTGCAGGCGAGCTTCACCAAGCCGCTGCTGATCGGCGAAACTGGCTGGCCTTCTGTTGGGCGTCAGCGCAATGGCTCGGTGCCCAGCCTGCTTAATCAGGCCGAATACATCCGCGCTTTTGTCAGCACCGCCCAGCACAATGGCTGGCAATACAATGTGATCGAAGCGATGGATCAACCCTGGAAGCGCGAACTGGAAGGCGCGGTCGGCGGCTACTGGGGGCTTTACACCACGGATCTTGAGCCCAAGTTCCCGTTTAACGGCCCGGTCAGCGAGCGTCATGACCAGCCTGCTGAGCTTGCCATCTGGCTGGCTGCTGGCGCTGTGATCCTGATCCTGTTTACCTTGCTGGCTGACGAACGTCGTCTGCCAGCCTTGATTGGTTCTGGCCTATTGGGTGCACTTGCCGGGCTGAGTGCCAAGCTGCAATGGCAATACCTGATCGAGGCCTGCCGCAACACTCTGGAGTGGAGCTTGCTAGGCGGCATCACCATCGCCGGCATATTGCTGCTGATTGCGATCCCGACCCAGTTCAAACGGCAGTCGGACAGTGGTAACAAGCTGATAAAACTGTGCATGTGGCTGATTGCCATTGGCGTATTTACCTGCTGCATGTTGAGCCTGCCGACATTGCAGATCGTGAATATTTTTGGGCTTACCGATCCATTTGCCACGCGCTGGCTGTTCGAGATCGATGGTCGCTATCGTGATTTCCCGCTGCCGCTGTATGCGCTGCCGGTTATCCAGCTGGCCATTGGCCTGACCATATTGAACATCAGCCGCAGCAATACATGGCGGCCTTACAAGGCGATCAATCTGCTGGCACTGGCCGCCATGGTGGCCTGCATTGCCTTCGAAACAGAAAACCGCCAGGCCATTGCCTGGTTGCTGCTGGTGCTGGCGACGACCTATGCCACCTGGCCGCGGACTACCCTTTTACACAAACTTAAAACGCTGAACGCCTAATGACTATTGCCAAACGTTTTGTCACCCCGCTGCTGTTTGCAGCCGCTATCGCCGCTGCGCATTTCGGATTATGGGCTGCCACCAATGGCACGCTTGAGCTGATTGATGCCCCACCACTGGTTCGCGGCTTCGCCTACAGTGGTTACCAGCTTGACCAGAGCCCGCTGGATAAAAAGTACCCCAGCAGTGCCGAATTGATGCGCGACTTGCGCATGCTGCACAACTACACCAATCGCATCCGGACCTATGGCTCCCTAGAACTGGCTGAAATCCCGGCGCTGGCTTCGCGCCTGGGCATGAAGGTAACGGCTGGCGCATGGCTGCAAGGCAACGACGGCGATAATCGTCGCGAAATTGCTGCTCTGGAAACACAGGTTGCCACCTATCCGCAAATCGAACGCGTGATCATCGGTAACGAAGCGCTGCTGCGCGCCGACCTCACGGTGGAGCAAATGAT
This genomic window contains:
- a CDS encoding beta-1,6-glucan synthase; the encoded protein is MPNVSTPRLWIYSIFNLSLLVLLGAWLWSQNKPVNLTEATLPESGKLQCVSYAPYYGKDQTPFIKGTVISRQQIDRDLELLAKRSECVRIYSVSQGLDYVPEAAARLGLKVLMGAWIGADKIENDREVALAIKLANEYPQAIRAMVIGNEVLLRKEQTADQLKAYFDQVKAATHVPITYADVWEFWLKHKELESSVDFVTVHVLPYWEDDPQPIERAISHATGVMQRLQASFTKPLLIGETGWPSVGRQRNGSVPSLLNQAEYIRAFVSTAQHNGWQYNVIEAMDQPWKRELEGAVGGYWGLYTTDLEPKFPFNGPVSERHDQPAELAIWLAAGAVILILFTLLADERRLPALIGSGLLGALAGLSAKLQWQYLIEACRNTLEWSLLGGITIAGILLLIAIPTQFKRQSDSGNKLIKLCMWLIAIGVFTCCMLSLPTLQIVNIFGLTDPFATRWLFEIDGRYRDFPLPLYALPVIQLAIGLTILNISRSNTWRPYKAINLLALAAMVACIAFETENRQAIAWLLLVLATTYATWPRTTLLHKLKTLNA
- a CDS encoding ChbG/HpnK family deacetylase, producing MTHPLVISADDYAYHQAVDDGILELIRQGRLTATSCMVMSPRWPEAAKALTLDIRQKADIGLHLDFTEFGAPVRQPLSRLILRTFLHSLSAHAIRQNIQVQLDRFEEALGTRPDYIDGHQHVHQLPQIRQALLEIIQQRYGQHGPWLRISNPPSADGLKGHIIRGLGAQALQRDATKQGLHCSSRLLGVYDFNDTSMPYLDRLRICLQQAQDAGDMPVLMCHPALPDAKAPASDPIAHARGAEFSALGGSGFASLLQQFAISPLRGSAYLST